DNA from Rhodopirellula bahusiensis:
CTCGAAAATAAATCTCGGGCAACAGATGACGCCACGCCAGAAACAACAAGATTGCTTCAACGACAACCGACGCCAAACCGGCGAGCCCGACCGACTTGAGGCTAGGCTCCGTATACCAGAACAAAAACACAATCATGGAAACACGAACAATGTTCCTTGTGATGCTGATTGCGTGGGTGATTTCGAATCGATTGCGGCAAAACGCAGAAACCGAAAACGGCGTAACAAGCGTTGAGACAACAAACGAAACGGCCGTGCAACCGAATAGCCAACGTGCTTGTGCAAGTCCGTCTTCGGGAACCAAAACCAAACGATCCAGAAATGTCGTCGCAGCAACGAGCGCGGTGGCGACAATCGCGGCAATGGAAATACAAACGGCGACGGAAGTATTGAATATCAAATTCGCCTGGGACGCCTCCTTTCGCTCGATTGCCTGAATAAGCGATCGAGAGACAGACGTATTAATTGCGACGGTAAGAATCCCACAGTAGCTGATGATTGTTAGCGAGAGTGGTATCAGCCCGTAGTATGCGGGTCCCAGCTTGTGAATCAGGTACGGCGTTAGCATCACGCCAATGCCTATCGACACGATGAAGCTGAATACCTGCGCAAAGACGTTGACTGAAAACGTGCCGCGTTTGACGCCATCGTTCTCAGAGTTCGTGCCGCTAGCTATGTCGGACTTGCTCACGAAGGTGAAGCGTCTCCAGAGATTACTCGCGCCCACCGAGCCCACTGTTCCGTCATCGCCATTCCAGCGTCAATGTCAAACTGTGGCTGAAACCCCAACATTCGCTTCGCCTTCTCGTTTGAATACTCTGTTTCAGTTGAGAGATACTTTGCGTAGAAAGCGGGCGGTAGAAAAAGTTCGCCTGTTGGATCTGAAGTCTCCGCAGGCGCGGGTGTAGGACCAGTCGGCGATTCGCTCTTCTTGCGAACTAGGCCTCTAGCAAACTTGAGAGGCGTTACGAATCCGGAATCCGTGAGCGCCGAACGGAACTGTGAGTTTTCCTTGAGCGACGCGACAGCTGCGGGGATCAGACTACGTGTCGCTTTGCGCTTTCTTGCTCGAAGTTCCTTACCGAATTCGTTTTCTTTTAGCAATACCATCGAATCCGTTCGACCAAGCATTCGTTGGTAGTGTTCGTAAAACTCACGACGCGTAATGCGGCCCGGCCCCTTTATCATGAAAATTTCTCCGACCGCTTCATCATGCACTCCAGCGCGAAGCAAAGCTTGAACGACATCGTCAACGTATGTTGCGTTCGAGACTCCCTTTCCCTCGTTTGGGATTCCAACCCTTCCGGCCTGCAACTGTCGTAGTGGAGCAATCGTGAATACTGGCCCCCATGGACCATAAACACCAGACACCTGCAACACAGTGCTCTTCAGTCCCTGATTCTTGTGGAGATCCAAAACGACGTTTTCAGCGTCCAGCTTCATATCCGAGTAGTCCCAGCCCCACTTGATACGGGGCTCAGACTCATCGATCAAAGCATTCTTCTTATTTCCATAGACGGCGGATGTACTCACGTTCACAAAACGCTCGACTCCGCATTCTGTAGCCGCTTCCGCTAAAGCTCGAGTTCCTTCAACGGTGATCTCATAGATTTCCTTGGCCGTACCATTCTTTGCGTACGCGAGATGAAACACGATACTGCATCCTCGAATCGCTTCTTTCATCGCGGCCTTGTCAGTCATCGGCGCGAAGACCGTCTTTATCGGAAATCGAGCCATGCGCAGCGCGCCTGCAAAAGGCCGATTGACGAGCGCGGTAACGTCTGCATCAAAGTCACGGACGAGACTCTCTATTAACCGGCCGCCAACGAAGCCTGAACCGCCGGTGACGAAAACCTTGGCGCCACGAGGAAAATCGATATTCACTACTTTCCGCCTCCGATCGCAGCCATCCACGGAAAGTTAAACAGCTTTGGCGAGCTGTAGCACTGTTCAATTAAACGAATTGAACGCATAGCGTCCGCAGCCGTCGCCATCGGTGGTTCGCCTGTACGAATGGCGTGAGCAAAATCGTCAAGCTCCTCTGCCATTATTTCAGCCATCGATTGCACTTGCGCTTCTGGATTTGACATCGGCACAGATCTTCCTTTCAAGACAAGCGCGCCGCTAGTTAGGGAGAGCGTAATGTTGTCACCGTAGAACGGCGCGACCAATCGCCCCTTTTCAAATTCAAACAAAAATCGGTTCTCAAGATTTCTGCTTCGGCTGAGCTCAACTGACCCTTTTGCGCCGCACTGCATTTCCAAATCTACACGACACTCGGACTCGATCCCGCCTTCTGCGTCACACCAGTATTCGTGCGCAACCGGGTCGCCAAGCATCCAGATCAAGGAATCCAGAACGTGTGACCCGAGCCCCATCAAGACACCACCACCTGCTTGTTCTTTGCTTAAGATGAAGTTTGACGCTGACGGCCAAGCGTAGTCGTAACCATTCTCGATCGAAAAGCTGATCAGATCACCAAGCAGCTCGTCCTTGATCAAGTCGCGTAACAAGAGATCACTTCGGAACAGCCTGCGTGTCATACCTGCAGCTAGCAGAACTTTGGTCTTGTTTGCGAAATCAACCATCTCTTGGCACTCAGCCGCAGTGAGTGCGATTGGTTTTTCCAGAAGAACCGGGATCCCCATTTCCAATAGTTGACAAGTAATCGAGTTGTGCGAGCCAGGAGGAGTTGCCACCACGGCTGCATCCGCGAACTTTAAAACATCGGCTAGCTGATCCGACGTATTCGCAACATTGAATTGCTCGCTTAGCTTCTTGGTTCTTTCATGTTGCTTGTCGACAAGCAACGTAACTGCTACCTCGCTTGAGTGCATTGCTCCCGGTAAGTGCCCCTGTTCAGCAATGGCGCCGCAACCGACAATGGCTAATTTAAGTATCATTTAGGATTCGGCTCAATAAACTATAGGGAGACAGAGCGACTCCAGCCCGGCCAGTTATCTCCGTCCGAGTGTAACGAGACGATGCTAAGCTCTTTTCCAATACGCTCAGAGTGAAAAACAGTTGCGTACTCAGCGTGACAGGCTTTGAAAATCTGTACGTTGTTGCTTCGCAATCTCTGTAGTGTGGAGTAGTGCAATCCAGTTCAGCTCGACGGAACTTTTTGCAGAGTCGCCTAGCTAACCATTAGAGTAGACGCATCGACGTAGAGTCGAGTAGATGGCAACCTTGAACAAAGGAGACTGGCTGAGGAGCGTGGCTGGGCGGGTCGGTGACGAAGGCGATGAGATCAGAGTTGCTAGTTGCTAGGACGTTCCTAGGCGGTCGAGTTGGTAGTCGCCGGATAGGATGTTTTGCCACCAGGGTTGGTTGTCGAGGTACCATCGCACGGTTTTGCGGAAGCCGGTTTCGAAGGTTTCGATCGGTTCCCAACCGAGGTCGCGTTTGATTTTTCCGGCATCAATTGCGTAACGCAAATCGTGGCCGGGGCGGTCGGTGACAAACGAAATGAGTTGCGAGTGGCCTTTTTCCCCCTCACCCTGACCCTCTCCCCCAGAGGTGGAGAGGGGAGTTTTGCTTTCTTTCCCCCTCACCCTAGCCCTCTCCCCCGTGTCCGGGGGCGAGGGGACTTTGGGACAGAGCTCATCCATGAGGTTGCAGATTAGATGGACGAGGTCGATGTTTCGTTGTTCGTTGTTGCCGCCGATGTTGTAGGTTTCGCCGGGAGTGCCTTTTTCAATGACGGTTAGCAAGGCACGGCAGTGGTCTTCGACGTACAGCCAGTCGCGAATGTTTTCGCCTTTGCCATAGACGGGGATCGGTTCTCCTCGCAGGCATTTGAGGATTACGACCGGGATCAGCTTTTCAGGGAATTGATACGGGCCGTAGTTGTTGCTGCAGTTGGTGACGATGACGGGCAACCCGTATGTGTCCTGCCAGGCTCGGGCGAGGTGGTCGGAGGACGCTTTGCTGGCGGAGTACGGCGAATGGGGATCGTACGGCGTCGTTTCACTGAACAGGCCTTCGTCGCCAAGACTGCCGTAGACCTCGTCGGTGGAGACGTGCAGGAAGCGGAAGCGGTCTTTGGCATCGCCCTCGAGCGAGCGGTAGTGCTTCAGACTGGATTGCAGCAGGTTGAAGGTGCCGATGACGTTGGTCTGGATGAACTGGCCGGGGCCATCAATGCTGCGATCGACGTGGCTCTCGGCGGCCAAGTGCATGATCGCATCGGGCTGGTAGTCGGCGACGGTGGCGTCGATCGCGGCGGCGTTGGTGATGTCGACTTGAGCGAATTGGTAGGTGGGGGATGACTCGATGTCTGACAGGGACGCGAGGTTGCCGGCGTAGGTCAGGGCGTCGACGTTGAGGACTTGGTGGCCGGCTGACAGGGCCATGCGGACGAGGTTGCTGCCGATGAAGCCTGCGCCGCCGGTGATGAGGAGTCGTTGGGGAGTGGTAGGTGGCATGGGGGAGGATGGCGACAAAGGGCCTTTGTCGCCAACAGCGTTAAAGGGCGGCGAAAGTACAGGTTGTGGGAAGGTTGGGGTGTTGGGGTGTTGGGGTGTTGGTGGGGATGACAGGCTGGAAGCCTATCCCACAGGAATCAGGTCCGAATTCTTGGCGAATCCGGCTACGCGTGGGGCTTGCTTACGCGGCGGGTTGGGAGGGGAGGTGGTGTGCCTTGCTTACGCTGCGGGTTATGACAAATGCTGGCAGGAGGCTGGAGTACTTGCTGACGCTGCGGGTTATGGAAAGCTAGAAGCTAAACGCTAGTTGCTAGAAGCCAATCGCTTCAGCGATTCAACGTCTGCGGCGGTCATTTGTTTTGCTAGCTCGAGCGCGGTTGTCGCGGGGGTCCAGCCGAGTTGTTTCTTGACGTGGGTTGGGTCGCCGACCAGGCGGGTGACTTCTGACGGTCGCATGTACTTGGGGTTTTGTTTGATGTGGTCTTTGTAATCGAGACCGACGCTTTGAAACGCGGCGTCGAGGAACTCTTCGACGCTGTGTGTTTTCCCGGTCGCCAAGACGTAGTCGTCTGGAGTGTCTTGTTGCAGCATCAGGTGCATGGCGGTGGTGTACTCGGGAGCACTGCCCCAATCGCGGCGTCCGTCGAGGGACCCAAGCACGATTTCGTCACTCAAGCCGAGTGAGATTTCAGCGGCCGCTTTGGTGATCTTGCGGGTAACAAAGGATTCGCCTCGGCGTGGTGATTCGTGGTTGTA
Protein-coding regions in this window:
- a CDS encoding NAD-dependent epimerase/dehydratase family protein, whose amino-acid sequence is MNIDFPRGAKVFVTGGSGFVGGRLIESLVRDFDADVTALVNRPFAGALRMARFPIKTVFAPMTDKAAMKEAIRGCSIVFHLAYAKNGTAKEIYEITVEGTRALAEAATECGVERFVNVSTSAVYGNKKNALIDESEPRIKWGWDYSDMKLDAENVVLDLHKNQGLKSTVLQVSGVYGPWGPVFTIAPLRQLQAGRVGIPNEGKGVSNATYVDDVVQALLRAGVHDEAVGEIFMIKGPGRITRREFYEHYQRMLGRTDSMVLLKENEFGKELRARKRKATRSLIPAAVASLKENSQFRSALTDSGFVTPLKFARGLVRKKSESPTGPTPAPAETSDPTGELFLPPAFYAKYLSTETEYSNEKAKRMLGFQPQFDIDAGMAMTEQWARWARVISGDASPS
- the rfbB gene encoding dTDP-glucose 4,6-dehydratase is translated as MPPTTPQRLLITGGAGFIGSNLVRMALSAGHQVLNVDALTYAGNLASLSDIESSPTYQFAQVDITNAAAIDATVADYQPDAIMHLAAESHVDRSIDGPGQFIQTNVIGTFNLLQSSLKHYRSLEGDAKDRFRFLHVSTDEVYGSLGDEGLFSETTPYDPHSPYSASKASSDHLARAWQDTYGLPVIVTNCSNNYGPYQFPEKLIPVVILKCLRGEPIPVYGKGENIRDWLYVEDHCRALLTVIEKGTPGETYNIGGNNEQRNIDLVHLICNLMDELCPKVPSPPDTGERARVRGKESKTPLSTSGGEGQGEGEKGHSQLISFVTDRPGHDLRYAIDAGKIKRDLGWEPIETFETGFRKTVRWYLDNQPWWQNILSGDYQLDRLGTS
- a CDS encoding Gfo/Idh/MocA family protein: MILKLAIVGCGAIAEQGHLPGAMHSSEVAVTLLVDKQHERTKKLSEQFNVANTSDQLADVLKFADAAVVATPPGSHNSITCQLLEMGIPVLLEKPIALTAAECQEMVDFANKTKVLLAAGMTRRLFRSDLLLRDLIKDELLGDLISFSIENGYDYAWPSASNFILSKEQAGGGVLMGLGSHVLDSLIWMLGDPVAHEYWCDAEGGIESECRVDLEMQCGAKGSVELSRSRNLENRFLFEFEKGRLVAPFYGDNITLSLTSGALVLKGRSVPMSNPEAQVQSMAEIMAEELDDFAHAIRTGEPPMATAADAMRSIRLIEQCYSSPKLFNFPWMAAIGGGK